One Euphorbia lathyris chromosome 1, ddEupLath1.1, whole genome shotgun sequence DNA segment encodes these proteins:
- the LOC136233831 gene encoding transcription factor BIM1, with the protein MEIPQQQRLFEAEGRKPTHDFLSLYSHSTVQQDPRPTSQGSLKTHDFLLPLERVENGSAKEENPVEIPSSVEKAPPSSVEHILPGGIGTYSISHISYYNQRVPKPEGSPIFTVAQTSSTDKNDEHSNCSSYTGSGFTLWEESALKKGKTGKENVGERSSIARDAAAKVGAHWTTEERLSQLSTNNQYSSFSSLPTGQKSQSFMEMIQSAKGCSQDDNLDDEDEFVLKKESPPPIHKGELRVKVDGKSTDQKANTPRSKHSATEQRRRSKINDRFQMLRELIPHGDQKRDKASFLLEVIEYVQFLQEKVQKYEGSYQAWNQEPAKLMPWKNGSRPAESYVDQSRAINGAVAPTLLFAANLDEKSIALSPTITGGAHNAVESEMNSTFKALDHHHGKAMPFPMSLQANNVFNSGKTSGAVAQIAPRIILDDDENVATQPQIQSHHTRSCTSDGFAVAGDKLKEQELTIEGGTISISSVYSQGLLNTLTQALQSTGVDLSRASISVQIELGKQASRRPSIPTSMVKDNKVASSNQGVIRTRGSSGEESNQGQKKLKTSRVP; encoded by the exons ATGGAGATTCCTCAACAGCAACGTCTTTTCGAAGCCGAag GAAGGAAACCAACACACGACTTTCTATCACTGTACAGTCATTCAACTGTCCAACAAGATCCAAGGCCTACTTCTCAAG GTTCCCTCAAAACTCATGACTTTTTGCTACCACTGGAGCGGGTAGAAAACGGAAGTGCTAAAGAAGAAAACCCCGTTGAGATTCCGTCATCAGTTGAAAAAGCACCACCAAGCTCCGTGGAGCACATTCTTCCCGGAGGAATTGGGACTTACAGTATTAGCCACATTTCGTATTACAATCAAAGAGTTCCAAAGCCAGAGGGAAGCCCAATATTCACGGTAGCCCAAACAAGTAGTACAGATAAAAATGACGAGCATTCCAACTGCAGTTCTTATACCGGAAGTGGATTTACTTTATGGGAAGAATCTGCATTGAAGAAGGGAAAGACAGGGAAGGAGAATGTGGGAGAACGATCTAGTATTGCCAGAG ATGCAGCGGCAAAGGTAGGAGCGCATTGGACGACGGAGGAGAGGCTGTCCCAGCTGTCGACGAACAACCAATACAGCAGCTTCAGCTCTCT GCCAACAGGGCAGAAAAGCCAAAGCTTTATGGAAATGATCCAATCAGCTAAGGGTTGTAGTCAGGATGATAATTTAGACGACGAGGATGAGTTCGTCCTTAAGAAAGAAAGCCCTCCGCCTATTCATAAAG GGGAATTGAGGGTAAAAGTGGACGGGAAGAGCACCGATCAGAAGGCTAACACGCCACGGTCAAAACATTCTGCTACTGAGCAACGTAGAAGAAGCAAAATAAATGACAG ATTTCAGATGTTGAGAGAACTCATACCGCATGGTGACCAAAAGAGAGACAAGGCATCGTTCCTATTAGAG GTTATCGAGTACGTTCAGTTTTTACAGGAGAAAGTACAAAAATATGAAGGGTCATACCAAGCATGGAACCAGGAACCGGCAAAATTGATGCCTTGG AAAAATGGTAGCAGACCCGCAGAAAGTTATGTGGATCAATCTCGAGCCATCAACGGTGCTGTTGCTCCTACATTACTATTTGCTGCAAATTTGGATGAGAAAAGCATTGCTCTTTCTCCAACCATTACAGGAGGTGCACATAATGCAGTAGAATCTGAAATGAATTCAACGTTCAAAGCACTGGATCACCATCACGGAAAGGCAATGCCATTTCCTATGTCGTTGCAGGCAAACAACGTCTTCAACTCTGGAAAAACTAGTGGAGCAGTAGCTCAAATCGCACCTAGAATTATACTAGATGATGATGAGAATGTGGCAACTCAACCCCAAATCCAATCACATCATACCAGATCATGTACTAGTGATGGTTTTGCTGTTGCTGGTGATAAGTTAAAAGAACAAGAGCTGACCATTGAAGGTGGTACAATTAGCATCTCAAGTGTGTATTCTCAAGG GTTACTAAATACTCTAACACAAGCACTACAGAGTACCGGAGTAGATTTGTCACGGGCCAGCATTTCGGTGCAAATTGAGTTAGGAAAGCAAGCAAGTAGAAGACCAAGCATTCCAACATCAATGGTTAAG GACAATAAGGTTGCTTCAAGTAATCAAGGAGTAATAAGGACAAGAGGTTCAAGTGGAGAGGAATCTAATCAAGGCCAAAAGAAACTCAAGACAAGTAGAGTACCATAA